The Cyclopterus lumpus isolate fCycLum1 chromosome 6, fCycLum1.pri, whole genome shotgun sequence genome contains a region encoding:
- the dapk2b gene encoding death-associated protein kinase 2 isoform X1 produces MKTPGMAVFKQQHMDDFYEIGEELGSGQFAIVKRCIERSTGIEFAAKFIKKRQSRASRRGVKRDEIEREVGILQQLQHNNVVALHDVYENRTDVVLILELVSGGELFDFLAQKESLSEEEATRFIKQILDGVEYLHSKRIVHFDLKPENIMLLDRNVHLPRIKLIDFGLAHKIEAGADFKNIFGTPEFVAPEIVNYEPLGLEADMWSIGVITYILLSGASPFLGDTKQETLGNISALDYDFDEELFSNTSELAKSFIRQLLVKDTRKRMTIQEALNHHWIKSWDHIEEESAAREAEKKAEQLKTKRLKEYTIQSHSSMPQNNTYANFERFAHVVEDVSLMERGLSEVAVAHHTLQGEIEALLSIYNDKESWYKEESETARKHLSQVRYEFCKVEATRRLLQEDLKSIDVSLESISGKYSHRQSQLDALRQELNSELQWLQEVMGSLHPEGANSSSMNTDVKHAMKELLHQSCRRELSPEAKQPLTESG; encoded by the exons ATGAAGACACCTGGCATGGCGGTATTCAAGCAGCAGCACATGGATGATTTCTATGAAATTGGAGAAGAACTAGGAAG TGGGCAGTTTGCAATTGTCAAACGTTGTATAGAAAGGAGTACAGGCATCGAATTTGCAGCCAAGTTCATCAAGAAGCGCCAGAGTCGGGCCAGTAGACGTGGCGTAAAAAGAGATGAGATTGAGAGGGAGGTGGgcatcctgcagcagctccagcacaACAACGTTGTCGCACTACACGATGTGTACGAGAACCGCACAGATGTGGTGCTCATCCTCGAACT ggtaTCTGGAGGAGAGCTGTTTGATTTCTTAGCTCAAAAAGAGTCTCTCAGTGAAGAGGAGGCTACTCGGTTTATCAAACAGATCCTAGATGGAGTCGAGTACCTCCACTCCAAGAGGATCGTACATTTTGATCTGAAG CCTGAAAACATAATGCTGCTGGACAGGAATGTTCATCTACCCCGCATCAAACTCATAGACTTTGGACTGGCACACAAAATTGAAGCTGGGGCAgatttcaaaaacatttttggaaCTCCTGAGTTTGTTG CTCCAGAGATAGTCAACTATGAGCCACTGGGATTGGAGGCAGACATGTG GAGTATTGGAGTCAtcacatatatact TTTGAGCGGCGCGTCACCTTTCCTGGGCGACACGAAGCAGGAAACGCTGGGAAACATTTCGGCGTTGGACTACGATTTTGACGAAGAGCTCTTTAGCAATACAAGCGAGCTGGCCAAGAGCTTCATCAGACAGCTCCTGGTGAAGGACacgag AAAACGGATGACCATACAAGAGGCCCTCAACCATCACTGGATTAAG TCCTGGGACCACATAGAAGAGGAAAGCGCTGCCCGTGAGGCTGAGAAGAAAGCGGAGCAGCTGAAGACGAAGCGTCTAAAAGAGTACACCATTCAGTCCCACTCCAGTATGCCCCAGAACAACACGTATGCTAACTTTGAGCGTTTTGCCCATGTGGTGGAGGACGTGAGTCTGATGGAGAGGGGGCTGTCCGAGGTGGCAGTAGCCCACCACACTCTGCAGGGTGAAATCGAAGCACTGCTCTCCATCTACAATGACAAGGAGAGCTGGTACAAGGAGGAGAGTGAGACTGCGAGGAAGCATCTGTCCCAGGTCCGTTACGAGTTTTGTAAAGTGGAGGCCACGAGGAGGCTGCTGCAGGAGGACTTGAAGTCTATAGATGTCAGTCTGGAGAGCATCAGTGGGAAGTATAGCCATAGGCAGAGTCAGCTGGACGCTCTGAGGCAGGAGCTGAACTCTGAGCTCCAATGGCTGCAGGAGGTGATGGGCTCTCTGCATCCGGAAGGAGCCAACAGCAGCAGTATGAATACGGACGTGAAGCATGCGATGAAGGAGCTGCTGCACCAGTCCTGCAGGAGGGAACTGAGCCCTGAGGCCAAACAGCCACTCACAGAGTCTGGCTAA
- the dapk2b gene encoding death-associated protein kinase 3 isoform X2 has protein sequence MKTPGMAVFKQQHMDDFYEIGEELGSGQFAIVKRCIERSTGIEFAAKFIKKRQSRASRRGVKRDEIEREVGILQQLQHNNVVALHDVYENRTDVVLILELVSGGELFDFLAQKESLSEEEATRFIKQILDGVEYLHSKRIVHFDLKPENIMLLDRNVHLPRIKLIDFGLAHKIEAGADFKNIFGTPEFVAPEIVNYEPLGLEADMWSIGVITYILKRMTIQEALNHHWIKSWDHIEEESAAREAEKKAEQLKTKRLKEYTIQSHSSMPQNNTYANFERFAHVVEDVSLMERGLSEVAVAHHTLQGEIEALLSIYNDKESWYKEESETARKHLSQVRYEFCKVEATRRLLQEDLKSIDVSLESISGKYSHRQSQLDALRQELNSELQWLQEVMGSLHPEGANSSSMNTDVKHAMKELLHQSCRRELSPEAKQPLTESG, from the exons ATGAAGACACCTGGCATGGCGGTATTCAAGCAGCAGCACATGGATGATTTCTATGAAATTGGAGAAGAACTAGGAAG TGGGCAGTTTGCAATTGTCAAACGTTGTATAGAAAGGAGTACAGGCATCGAATTTGCAGCCAAGTTCATCAAGAAGCGCCAGAGTCGGGCCAGTAGACGTGGCGTAAAAAGAGATGAGATTGAGAGGGAGGTGGgcatcctgcagcagctccagcacaACAACGTTGTCGCACTACACGATGTGTACGAGAACCGCACAGATGTGGTGCTCATCCTCGAACT ggtaTCTGGAGGAGAGCTGTTTGATTTCTTAGCTCAAAAAGAGTCTCTCAGTGAAGAGGAGGCTACTCGGTTTATCAAACAGATCCTAGATGGAGTCGAGTACCTCCACTCCAAGAGGATCGTACATTTTGATCTGAAG CCTGAAAACATAATGCTGCTGGACAGGAATGTTCATCTACCCCGCATCAAACTCATAGACTTTGGACTGGCACACAAAATTGAAGCTGGGGCAgatttcaaaaacatttttggaaCTCCTGAGTTTGTTG CTCCAGAGATAGTCAACTATGAGCCACTGGGATTGGAGGCAGACATGTG GAGTATTGGAGTCAtcacatatatact AAAACGGATGACCATACAAGAGGCCCTCAACCATCACTGGATTAAG TCCTGGGACCACATAGAAGAGGAAAGCGCTGCCCGTGAGGCTGAGAAGAAAGCGGAGCAGCTGAAGACGAAGCGTCTAAAAGAGTACACCATTCAGTCCCACTCCAGTATGCCCCAGAACAACACGTATGCTAACTTTGAGCGTTTTGCCCATGTGGTGGAGGACGTGAGTCTGATGGAGAGGGGGCTGTCCGAGGTGGCAGTAGCCCACCACACTCTGCAGGGTGAAATCGAAGCACTGCTCTCCATCTACAATGACAAGGAGAGCTGGTACAAGGAGGAGAGTGAGACTGCGAGGAAGCATCTGTCCCAGGTCCGTTACGAGTTTTGTAAAGTGGAGGCCACGAGGAGGCTGCTGCAGGAGGACTTGAAGTCTATAGATGTCAGTCTGGAGAGCATCAGTGGGAAGTATAGCCATAGGCAGAGTCAGCTGGACGCTCTGAGGCAGGAGCTGAACTCTGAGCTCCAATGGCTGCAGGAGGTGATGGGCTCTCTGCATCCGGAAGGAGCCAACAGCAGCAGTATGAATACGGACGTGAAGCATGCGATGAAGGAGCTGCTGCACCAGTCCTGCAGGAGGGAACTGAGCCCTGAGGCCAAACAGCCACTCACAGAGTCTGGCTAA
- the dapk2b gene encoding death-associated protein kinase 2 isoform X3 has product MKTPGMAVFKQQHMDDFYEIGEELGSGQFAIVKRCIERSTGIEFAAKFIKKRQSRASRRGVKRDEIEREVGILQQLQHNNVVALHDVYENRTDVVLILELVSGGELFDFLAQKESLSEEEATRFIKQILDGVEYLHSKRIVHFDLKPENIMLLDRNVHLPRIKLIDFGLAHKIEAGADFKNIFGTPEFVAPEIVNYEPLGLEADMWSIGVITYILLSGASPFLGDTKQETLGNISALDYDFDEELFSNTSELAKSFIRQLLVKDTRKRMTIQEALNHHWIKPLNPRQAMVKRLSVVNLENFRRQYARRRWKLSFRIVALCNHLTRIMKKGSKLPEQEGRDCESDQEEEIQKRRPRSRKRSSTS; this is encoded by the exons ATGAAGACACCTGGCATGGCGGTATTCAAGCAGCAGCACATGGATGATTTCTATGAAATTGGAGAAGAACTAGGAAG TGGGCAGTTTGCAATTGTCAAACGTTGTATAGAAAGGAGTACAGGCATCGAATTTGCAGCCAAGTTCATCAAGAAGCGCCAGAGTCGGGCCAGTAGACGTGGCGTAAAAAGAGATGAGATTGAGAGGGAGGTGGgcatcctgcagcagctccagcacaACAACGTTGTCGCACTACACGATGTGTACGAGAACCGCACAGATGTGGTGCTCATCCTCGAACT ggtaTCTGGAGGAGAGCTGTTTGATTTCTTAGCTCAAAAAGAGTCTCTCAGTGAAGAGGAGGCTACTCGGTTTATCAAACAGATCCTAGATGGAGTCGAGTACCTCCACTCCAAGAGGATCGTACATTTTGATCTGAAG CCTGAAAACATAATGCTGCTGGACAGGAATGTTCATCTACCCCGCATCAAACTCATAGACTTTGGACTGGCACACAAAATTGAAGCTGGGGCAgatttcaaaaacatttttggaaCTCCTGAGTTTGTTG CTCCAGAGATAGTCAACTATGAGCCACTGGGATTGGAGGCAGACATGTG GAGTATTGGAGTCAtcacatatatact TTTGAGCGGCGCGTCACCTTTCCTGGGCGACACGAAGCAGGAAACGCTGGGAAACATTTCGGCGTTGGACTACGATTTTGACGAAGAGCTCTTTAGCAATACAAGCGAGCTGGCCAAGAGCTTCATCAGACAGCTCCTGGTGAAGGACacgag AAAACGGATGACCATACAAGAGGCCCTCAACCATCACTGGATTAAG CCTCTGAATCCCAGACAGGCCATGGTGAAGAGGTTGTCCGTGGTCAACTTGGAGAACTTCAGAAGACAGTATGCCAGACGCAGGTGGAAG CTGTCATTCAGAATTGTGGCTTTGTGCAATCACTTAACGCGGATCATGAAGAAGGGGTCCAAGCTGCCTGAGCAGGAGGGG AGGGACTGCGAAAGtgaccaagaagaagaaatccaGAAGAGGAGGCCGAGGAGCAGAAAGAGAAGCAGCACTTCCTGA
- the LOC117732656 gene encoding circadian-associated transcriptional repressor has protein sequence MSATDSDNSIDWLASDNESEQESDCTGKHSQAEAPSSPSTSPLLDLSDSSCHRSSEVKEGNCSEVREASSRGFPPGCPETWASTIGLCKTQQVEKTNGKNTQQALKRPHSSTEEESRERQLISNMSEKNQMFRRKCMELQCYIHPLSSILNGLRSGRYRERLSSFQESVAMDRIQRIMGVLQNPCMGEKYINIILKMEEMLKSWFPNVKRQDQLTVTQTEEAVPTKKPKLSPVTITAVVSPVSVSDPPAGVQTFRVTDLTPGADSASNLKWLHTSPICSPTAEQAQAGSRHLLSPRDRTQDNAVSSSTDSHTKTDLVPRGPPPGKINAPCLERLLKSTESIIIRKGAGGLTDSSWS, from the exons ATGTCTGCTACAGATTCGGACAACTCCATTGACTGGCTGGCAAGTGACAATGAGAGCGAGCAGGAGTCTGACTGCACAGGAAAGCACAGCCAGGCAGAGGCTCCTTCATCCCCCAGCACCTCGCCACTCCTGGACCTGTCTGACAGCAGCTGCCACCGGAGCAGCGAGGTGAAGGAGGGCAACTGTAGCGAGGTCAGGGAGGCCTCCAGCCGGGGATTTCCCCCTGGCTGCCCGGAGACCTGGGCCAGCACCATTGGACTGTGTAAAACACAGCAAGTagaaaaaacaaatggcaaAAACACTCAGCAAGCACTGAAGAGACCTCACAGCTCCAccgaggaggagagcagggaaCGGCAGCTCATTTCCAACATGTCAGAGAAAAACCAAATGTTCAGGAGAAAG tgcatGGAGCTGCAATGCTACATTCATCCACTGTCATCTATCTTGAATGGCCTTCGTTCAGGGAGATACAGAGAAC GACTCAGCAGTTTCCAAGAGAGTGTGGCCATGGACCGGATCCAGAGGATTATGGGCGTCCTGCAGAACCCGTGCATGGG GGagaaatatattaatatcattCTTAAAATGGAGGAGATGCTGAAAAGCTGGTTCCCTAATGTAAAACGCCAAGACCAACTCACCGTCACCCAGACTGAGGAAGCGGTTCCTACCAAGAAACCCAAG CTATCTCCAGTGACCATCACTGCAGTCGTGAGCCCCGTCAGTGTCAGTGATCCTCCAGCAGGCGTCCAAACCTTCAGAGTCACTGACCTCACTCCTGGAGCCGACTCCGCCAGCAACCTGAAGTGGCTCCACACGTCACCAATCTGCTCCCCCACAGCAGAGCAGGCCCAGGCTGGCTCCAGGCACCTGCTGTCCCCCAGAGACCGAACGCAGGACAACGCTGTGTCCTCCAGCACAGACAGCCACACTAAGACAGACTTGGTGCCCAGAGGCCCTCCGCCGGGCAAAATCAACGCACCCTGTCTCGAGAGGCTCCTCAAGTCGACAGAAAGCATCATCATCCGTAAAGGGGCGGGGGGTTTGACGGACAGCAGCTGGTCCTAG